From Nicotiana tabacum cultivar K326 chromosome 22, ASM71507v2, whole genome shotgun sequence, one genomic window encodes:
- the LOC107785905 gene encoding uncharacterized protein LOC107785905 yields MAKVNQAVEAIRTKTEYLKCKFNNVNQEADMEVKLNTQVIPKRGSFKYFGSIIQGNREIDKDVTHRIGAGWMKWRLASGVLCDKNVPLRLKRLDKIRNKVIGDKVGVTSVEEMKREARMT; encoded by the exons ATGGCAAAAGTAAATCAAGCAGTTGAGGCAATAAG gaccaagacggaATACTTGAAGTGCAAGTTCAACAACGTTAACCAGGAAGCGGACATGGAGGTGAAGCTTAATACACAAGTTatccccaagagaggtagtttcaagtacttTGGATCTATAATACAAGGTAACAGAGAGATTGATAAGGATGTCACGCACCGTATTGGAGctggatggatgaagtggaggctcgcttccggtgtcttgtgtgataaaAATGTGCCGCTGAGACTtaaaag gttggataagattaggaataaagttaTTGGGGATAAGGTGGGAGTGACTTCTGTGGAGGAAATGAAGCGGGAGGCGAGGATGACATGA
- the LOC107785913 gene encoding U-box domain-containing protein 52-like — MVKSGSSRDDTTVAVAIDRDKNSQHAVRWAVDNLNIKNGQMVLIHVHVQENLHSHSHNMIPKEGHSPSLAEMNQFFLPYRGICARKGIQAKEVILQDDDVAHALAEYITQTFITTIVVGASTRNALARAFKNQDVPSSLTRSVPEFCSIYAISRGKVLKLKSASQPATPSSKASSGQSSQTGSTQDSPVSQALTAHGSWRSTGSSEFIGAGSQSISFDSSNASDRLPVSQNASPNYSSASECTPQALSDSQHSSTTPSPNYQSVNNINDLIKKTQLVRQPGSKNLTPAQSLEHSGELGEGMPQPELPGSSETSSQNAVDPNLDFIQILNDRHLGNLIPSAQYPVNNLNLRIHTKENSSYSTSGSSNLSGSSNFRSSDMSFEHLDSCHISDASRCSVSSQNAAELEEEMKRLKLELKQTLDMYNETCRRQAREIDHLKSEEACKLEEAKEAQVAARAMVEKEKQKCKAALEVARMAQQIAELESEKRKRVEQNFLHEAEEMKKAQDAFARSAIRYRRYSIDEIEAATNYFSNSKKIGEGGYGPVYKAYLDHTAVAIKVLRSDMSQGQTQFQQELEVLNRLRHPNVVLLLGACPEYGCLVYEYMENGSLEDRLFCKNQSPPIPWPARFRIAAEIAAALHFFHRSRPEPIVHRDLKPANILLDTNYKSKISDVGLARLVPASVSDSVTQYIMTSAAGTFCYIDPEYQQTGMLNPKSDIYSLGIMLLQIITARPPMGLTHHVERSIEKGNFDDILDPSVNDWPLEEALSLAKLALKCCELRRKDRPDLGSDILPELERLKDFALDYRRRGRFTSRPTSSQESLAVSEEVRSGISDNQSDKVP, encoded by the exons ATGGTAAAGAGTGGGAGTTCCCGAGATGATACCACCGTAGCTGTGGCCATAGACAGAGACAAGAACAGCCAACATGCTGTGCGTTGGGCGGTTGATAACCTCAATATAAAGAATGGCCAAATGGTCCTTATCCACGTTCATGTCCAAGAAAACTTGCATTCCCATTCTC ATAACATGATTCCTAAAGAAGGCCATTCTCCATCGCTGGCTGAAATGAATCAGTTCTTCCTTCCTTATCGTGGAATTTGTGCTCGAAAGGGG ATTCAGGCAAAGGAAGTAATCCTCCAGGACGACGACGTTGCACATGCATTAGCTGAGTATATCACTCAGACCTTCATCACCACCATCGTCGTTGGCGCTTCAACCCGGAATGCCTTAGCAAG AGCATTTAAAAATCAAGATGTGCCAAGCTCTTTAACCAGATCAGTGCCTGAGTTCTGCTCAATCTATGCAATATCAAGAGGAAAAGTTCTAAAACTTAAGTCAGCAAGTCAACCTGCCACACCTAGCAGTAAAGCAAGCTCCGGCCAATCATCTCAAACAGGATCCACACAAGATTCCCCAGTTTCTCAAGCACTTACCGC CCATGGGAGTTGGAGAAGTACGGGATCCTCTGAGTTTATCGGTGCAGGTAGCCAGAGCATATCATTTGATAGCAGCAATGCGTCGGATAGGCTTCCTGTGAGCCAGAATGCTTCACCAAACTACAGCAGTGCCAGTGAGTGTACGCCACAGGCATTGTCGGACAGCCAACACAGCAGCACAACTCCTTCACCAAATTATCAATCTGTTAACAATATCAATGACCTTATCAAGAAAACTCAACTAGTGAGACAGCCTGGCAGCAAGAATCTTACTCCTGCGCAATCATTGGAGCATAGTGGTGAATTAGGTGAGGGGATGCCACAACCAGAGCTCCCCGGAAGCAGTGAAACCTCCTCTCAGAATGCCGTggatccaaatttggattttattCAAATACTAAATGATAGACACCTTGGTAACCTAATACCTTCAGCCCAGTACCCAGTCAATAACCTAAATCTTCGTATCCACACTAAAGAGAATTCATCCTACTCTACATCTGGTTCGAGTAATCTTTCTGGCTCCTCAAATTTCCGGTCCTCTGATATGTCCTTTGAGCATTTGGACTCTTGTCACATTTCAGATGCTTCTAGGTGCTCCGTCTCCTCTCAAAATGCA GCAGAGTTGGAGGAGGAAATGAAAAGGCTAAAACTTGAACTGAAGCAAACCCTGGATATGTACAATGAAACTTGTAGAAGACAG gcAAGAGAGATTGATCATTTGAAGTCAGAAGAGGCATGCAAATTAGAAGAAGCGAAGGAGGCTCAAGTGGCGGCACGGGCTATGGTGGAAAAGGAGAAGCAAAAGTGCAAGGCTGCTTTAGAAGTAGCGCGGATGGCGCAACAAATAGCAGAATTGGAATCTGAGAAGCGAAAGCGTGTAGAACAGAATTTTCTGCATGAAGCAGAAGAGATGAAGAAAGCACAAGATGCATTTGCCCGCAGTGCAATTCGCTATAGGAGATACTCAATTGACGAAATTGAAGCTGCAACAAATTACTTCTCCAATTCAAAGAAGATTGGTGAAGGTGGATATGGTCCTGTGTACAAAGCCTATCTGGATCACACTGCAGTTGCTATTAAAGTTTTACGGTCAGACATGTCACAGGGACAAACACAGTTTCAGCAAGAG CTTGAAGTTCTAAACCGTTTGAGACATCCAAATGTGGTTCTCCTCTTGGGAGCTTGTCCGGAGTATGGTTGCCTTGTCTATGAATATATGGAAAATGGCAGCTTAGAGGATAGGTTGTTCTGCAAAAACCAAAGTCCTCCTATACCATGGCCTGCTCGTTTCAGGATAGCTGCGGAAATTGCTGCTGCCCTTCACTTCTTTCACCGATCAAGACCAGAACCCATCGTGCATCGAGACCTCAAACCTGCTAATATTCTCTTAGATACTAACTACAAAAGTAAGATTAGTGATGTTGGCTTAGCCAGATTGGTTCCAGCGTCTGTCTCCGATAGTGTCACTCAGTATATCATGACATCAGCTGCTGGGACATTTTGCTATATTGACCCAGAATACCAGCAGACTGGGATGCTGAATCCAAAATCAGATATTTACTCTTTGGGCATCatgttattacaaataattacaGCAAGGCCTCCAATGGGATTGACACACCACGTCGAGAGGTCAATTGAAAAAGGAAACTTTGATGATATACTTGATCCATCAGTGAATGATTGGCCCTTGGAGGAGGCTCTATCCTTGGCTAAATTAGCTTTGAAATGTTGCGAACTCAGGAGGAAGGACAGGCCAGACCTCGGTTCAGACATATTGCCTGAATTGGAACGACTAAaagattttgcattagactataGACGCAGAGGTCGGTTTACTTCACGTCCCACAAGTTCACAAGAAAGCTTAGCAGTGAGTGAG GAAGTAAGAAGCGGCATATCTGATAATCAATCAGATAAAGTGCCATAA
- the LOC107785911 gene encoding uncharacterized protein LOC107785911 isoform X2 yields MDQNLLQDAKEHPGNNYMLLKDVEDNRLGIFDRPLPCFGCGIGWFSSLLWELLPQRSKGASRAGCQCDSCSDIYGSSASCSCRSSTLVIVCDALVC; encoded by the exons ATGGATCAGA ATCTTCTGCAAGATGCCAAAGAGCATCCCGGTAACAACTATATGCTCCTCAAAGATGTGGAAGACAATCGGTTGGGAATCTTTGACAGACCTCTTCCTTGCTTTGGTTGTGGAATAGGATGGTTTTC TTCTTTACTTTGGGAATTACTACCACAAAGATCCAAGGGAGCGAGCAGGGCTGGCTGCCAATGCGATAGCT GCTCTGATATTTACGGTAGCAGTGCTAGTTGCAGTTGCCGTAGTTCTACTTTAGTCATTGTCTGCGATGCTCTTGTATGTTAG
- the LOC107785911 gene encoding large ribosomal subunit protein eL20z isoform X1, whose amino-acid sequence MDQNLLQDAKEHPGNNYMLLKDVEDNRLGIFDRPLPCFGCGIGWFSLLLGFVFPFMWYYATVLYFGNYYHKDPRERAGLAANAIAALIFTVAVLVAVAVVLL is encoded by the exons ATGGATCAGA ATCTTCTGCAAGATGCCAAAGAGCATCCCGGTAACAACTATATGCTCCTCAAAGATGTGGAAGACAATCGGTTGGGAATCTTTGACAGACCTCTTCCTTGCTTTGGTTGTGGAATAGGATGGTTTTC TCTGCTGCTTGGTTTTGTATTCCCATTCATGTGGTATTATGCAACAGTTCTTTACTTTGGGAATTACTACCACAAAGATCCAAGGGAGCGAGCAGGGCTGGCTGCCAATGCGATAGCT GCTCTGATATTTACGGTAGCAGTGCTAGTTGCAGTTGCCGTAGTTCTACTTTAG
- the LOC107785910 gene encoding threonine synthase, chloroplastic, with protein MAASSTCMFRSSFFSPNLHPKQQSPAKSNGVQFFTPIKATASSTDDAISASTQPQKHRRPADENIREEARRHISSHNFSARYVPFNADPNSSEWYSLDEIIYRSRSGGLLDVQHDMDALKKFDGQYWRSLFDSRVGKTTWPYGSGVWSKKEWVLPEIDSDDIVSAFEGNSNLFWAERFGKQFLGMSDLWVKHCGISHTGSFKDLGMTVLVSQVNRLRKMHKPVVGVGCASTGDTSAALSAYCASAGIPSIVFLPANKISMAQLVQPIANGAFVLSLDTDFDGCMQLIREVTAELPIYLANSLNSLRLEGQKTAAIEILQQFDWEVPDWVIIPGGNLGNIYAFYKGFQMCKELGLVDRIPRLVCAQAANANPLYLHYKSGWKEFKSVKANTTFASAIQIGDPVSIDRAVYALKNSNGIVEEATEEELMDAMAQADSTGMFICPHTGVALTALSKLRKTGVIRPTDRTVVVSTAHGLKFTQSKVDYHSKEIKNMECRFANPPVQVKADFGSVMDVLKKYLLSKNSKF; from the exons ATGGCGGCTTCTTCAACTTGCATGTTCAGATCCTCTTTCTTCTCTCCCAATCTCCATCCAAAGCAACAATCCCCTGCTAAATCCAACGGCGTTCAGTTCTTCACTCCTATTAAAGCCACAGCTTCTTCTACAGATGATGCAATCTCCGCATctacacaacctcaaaaacaccGCCGCCCTGCTGATGAGAACATCCGTGAGGAAGCCCGCCGCCACATCTCTTCCCACAATTTCTCTGCCAG GTATGTGCCTTTTAATGCCGACCCTAACTCCAGTGAGTGGTATTCTCTCGACGAGATCATTTACCGCAGCCGCTCCGGTGGCCTACTTGATGTCCAACATGATATGGATGCTCTCAAGAAGTTTGATGGCCAGTACTGGCGCTCCCTGTTTGATTCCCGGGTGGGCAAGACCACTTGGCCTTATGGTTCTGGTGTTTGGTCCAAGAAGGAATGGGTCCTACCTGAAATTGACAGTGATGATATTGTCAGTGCTTTTGAAGGAAATTCCAATCTTTTTTGGGCTGAGCGTTTCGGCAAACAGTTCCTTGGCATGAGTGATTTGTGGGTCAAACATTGTGGAATCAGCCACACTGGTAGCTTTAAGGATCTCGGCATGACTGTACTGGTGAGTCAAGTAAATCGGTTGCGGAAAATGCATAAACCAGTCGTGGGTGTCGGCTGTGCTTCCACTGGAGACACGTCAGCTGCACTGTCGGCTTACTGCGCATCTGCAGGCATCCCATCAATTGTATTCTTACCTGCAAATAAGATTTCTATGGCGCAACTGGTTCAACCAATAGCCAATGGGGCTTTTGTGTTGAGTCTTGACACTGATTTTGATGGATGCATGCAGTTGATTCGCGAAGTCACAGCTGAGTTGCCCATTTACTTGGCAAATTCCTTGAATAGTTTGAGGCTAGAAGGGCAAAAGACGGCAGCTATAGAGATTCTGCAGCAGTTTGACTGGGAAGTTCCTGACTGGGTGATAATTCCTGGTGGAAACCTGGGCAATATATATGCATTTTATAAAGGTTTTCAAATGTGCAAGGAGCTGGGACTTGTTGATCGTATCCCGAGACTTGTTTGTGCTCAAGCAGCCAATGCAAATCCGCTTTACTTGCATTATAAATCTGGTTGGAAAGAATTCAAATCTGTCAAGGCAAATACAACATTTGCATCTGCTATACAGATTGGCGACCCTGTATCTATCGATAGGGCTGTTTATGCACTGAAGAACTCCAACGGGATAGTGGAGGAGGCAACTGAGGAAGAGTTGATGGATGCGATGGCTCAGGCAGATTCAACTGGGATGTTCATATGCCCCCACACTGGCGTGGCATTGACAGCACTATCCAAGCTGAGAAAGACGGGGGTTATTAGGCCAACTGATAGGACTGTGGTTGTGAGTACAGCTCATGGGTTGAAGTTTACTCAATCCAAGGTTGATTATCATTCAAAAGAAATAAAGAACATGGAATGCCGGTTTGCTAATCCACCAGTGCAGGTGAAAGCAGACTTTGGATCAGTCATGGATGTTCTCAAGAAATACCTGTTGAGCAAAAATTCTAAGTTCTAA